Proteins encoded by one window of Desulfovibrio ferrophilus:
- the tkt gene encoding transketolase has protein sequence MLTAVNPEMDAKAVNVIKGLVMDTVRKANSGHPGGPMSSADMAYVLYKDFLNFDPDNSDWFNRDRFVLSAGHESSLLYALLNLSGWLEIDDLKAFRQFGSRTPGHPECDMAPGVEATTGPLGQGFAMSVGMATAESVLRNRLGNELCSHFTYALASDGDIQEPIALGSAALAGLWGLGKLIVFYDSNDVQLAGPVSRCDCMDYAKAFEAMCWQVITIDGHDHEQIRKAVMNAQLETERPTLIIGKTVMAKGSANLEGDHNTHGAPLSPEEIAATKTKMGLDPEKHFDVPEDVLTHFRSRFGHLEAEAGKWRRKLAAKLDEGGDFETLWNAVTANREDLTLEMPEFTPGEMVATRKAWGAALNEIMHQLPLLVGGSADLDPSNQTVKFRDTVGIFGTDNPSGRNLSFGVREFPMGAILNGMALHGGIVPFGATFLVFSDYERNALRMSALQKLPVLHVFTHDSFYVGEDGPTHQPIEHVSSLRLIPDMLVMRPADAYETTACLQIALTQPERPTCLMLTRQGLPVLDPAQVGDGPKKGGYVLQDCDGEPEIVIMASGSEVSLGIKAAKLLEGKRIRVVSIPSMELFDEQPAEYRASVIPAGAFKVAVEAGRPELWYKYTGTDGLIHGMTHFGASAPGKVLEEEYGFTPEKLAALINEKLG, from the coding sequence ATGCTAACTGCGGTCAACCCTGAAATGGACGCCAAGGCAGTCAATGTGATCAAAGGCCTTGTCATGGACACCGTGCGCAAAGCCAATTCCGGTCATCCGGGCGGCCCCATGTCCTCTGCTGACATGGCCTATGTGCTCTACAAGGACTTTCTCAACTTTGACCCTGACAACTCCGACTGGTTCAACCGCGACCGGTTCGTTCTCTCTGCAGGGCACGAATCCTCTCTGCTTTACGCTCTGCTGAACCTGAGCGGATGGCTTGAGATCGACGACCTGAAAGCCTTCCGCCAGTTCGGTAGCCGCACCCCAGGGCACCCCGAATGCGATATGGCTCCCGGCGTCGAGGCCACTACCGGGCCTCTGGGACAGGGTTTCGCCATGTCTGTAGGTATGGCCACGGCAGAATCAGTGCTGCGCAACAGACTGGGCAACGAACTTTGCAGCCACTTCACCTACGCGCTTGCTTCCGACGGTGACATCCAGGAGCCTATTGCTCTGGGTTCCGCTGCTCTGGCAGGCCTGTGGGGACTTGGCAAGCTGATCGTTTTCTATGATTCCAACGACGTCCAGTTGGCTGGCCCCGTATCCCGCTGCGATTGCATGGACTACGCCAAGGCCTTCGAGGCCATGTGCTGGCAGGTCATCACCATTGATGGTCACGATCACGAACAGATCCGAAAGGCCGTGATGAATGCCCAGTTGGAGACCGAACGCCCGACCCTGATCATCGGCAAGACCGTCATGGCCAAGGGTTCCGCCAATCTGGAAGGCGACCACAACACTCACGGTGCGCCGTTGTCGCCCGAAGAAATTGCTGCCACTAAAACCAAAATGGGCCTGGACCCCGAAAAGCACTTTGACGTGCCTGAGGATGTTCTGACCCATTTCCGCTCCCGCTTCGGGCATCTCGAGGCCGAGGCTGGCAAGTGGCGCCGCAAATTGGCTGCCAAACTGGACGAAGGCGGCGACTTTGAGACCCTGTGGAATGCCGTAACGGCCAACCGCGAAGATCTCACCCTTGAAATGCCCGAGTTCACCCCCGGTGAAATGGTGGCTACCCGCAAGGCCTGGGGCGCGGCTCTCAACGAAATCATGCACCAGTTGCCGCTATTGGTTGGAGGTTCCGCTGACCTCGACCCGTCCAACCAAACCGTTAAATTCCGCGACACCGTGGGCATCTTCGGCACCGACAATCCTTCGGGCCGCAACCTGTCCTTCGGCGTTCGCGAATTCCCCATGGGTGCCATCCTGAATGGTATGGCCCTGCATGGTGGTATCGTGCCCTTCGGCGCGACGTTCCTGGTCTTCTCAGACTATGAGCGCAACGCCCTGCGCATGAGCGCCTTGCAGAAGCTGCCCGTGCTGCATGTCTTCACGCACGATTCCTTCTATGTCGGCGAAGACGGCCCAACCCACCAGCCCATTGAGCACGTCAGTTCCCTGCGTCTGATTCCGGACATGCTGGTCATGCGCCCGGCCGACGCCTACGAGACCACAGCTTGCCTGCAAATCGCTTTGACACAGCCCGAGCGCCCCACCTGCCTGATGCTGACCCGCCAGGGTCTGCCGGTACTGGACCCCGCTCAGGTTGGCGACGGTCCCAAAAAGGGAGGCTATGTGCTTCAGGACTGTGACGGCGAGCCTGAAATCGTGATCATGGCCTCCGGTTCCGAAGTCTCCTTGGGAATTAAGGCAGCCAAGTTGCTTGAAGGCAAGCGCATCCGCGTGGTAAGCATACCCTCCATGGAGTTGTTCGACGAACAGCCTGCGGAGTATCGTGCTTCCGTCATTCCTGCCGGTGCCTTCAAGGTCGCCGTGGAAGCGGGACGCCCCGAACTTTGGTACAAGTACACCGGCACCGATGGTCTTATCCATGGGATGACCCATTTCGGCGCATCCGCGCCCGGCAAGGTGCTCGAAGAAGAATATGGTTTCACCCCCGAGAAGCTGGCCGCACTCATTAACGAGAAGCTCGGTTAA
- the glpX gene encoding class II fructose-bisphosphatase: MEAPERNLALDLVRVTEAAALNSARWLGKGNKEEGDRAAVDAMRLSFNALDICGKVIIGEGEKDEAPMLFNGEELGTGTGPKVDVAVDPVEGTNLLAFGRPNAISVVGVAPAGAMYDPGPSFYMQKLVVPAAAKDVVHLDAPVKENLTRIAKALDKDVDDLVVFVLDKPRHKKLIEEIRAAGARIELHTDGDVAGSLMAVDPRINVDVMMGTGGTPEGVLSACAIRAMGGEMLARLDPRSKAEEGALMDAGKDIRDILTVKTLVKTDDVYFVATGISGGTFLSGVRYTGNGAITHSLVMRGKTGCIRFVEAHHAFERVMRFSSVKYD; the protein is encoded by the coding sequence GTGGAAGCACCGGAAAGAAATCTGGCTCTGGACCTGGTCCGAGTCACTGAAGCCGCGGCTCTGAACTCCGCGCGCTGGCTCGGTAAGGGCAACAAGGAAGAAGGCGATCGCGCTGCAGTCGATGCCATGCGCCTGTCCTTCAACGCCTTGGATATTTGCGGCAAAGTCATCATCGGCGAAGGCGAAAAGGACGAGGCTCCCATGCTCTTCAACGGTGAAGAGCTTGGAACCGGCACCGGCCCCAAAGTCGATGTTGCCGTGGACCCCGTGGAAGGTACTAACCTGCTTGCTTTCGGTCGCCCTAATGCCATCTCGGTGGTGGGCGTGGCCCCTGCAGGTGCGATGTACGACCCCGGACCGAGCTTCTATATGCAGAAGCTTGTCGTTCCCGCTGCCGCCAAGGACGTCGTGCACCTGGATGCCCCGGTCAAGGAGAACCTGACCCGCATTGCCAAGGCTTTGGACAAGGACGTGGACGACCTGGTCGTCTTCGTGCTGGACAAGCCCCGGCACAAGAAGCTGATCGAAGAAATCCGTGCAGCTGGTGCCCGTATCGAATTGCATACAGACGGCGACGTGGCCGGTTCACTGATGGCCGTTGATCCCCGTATCAACGTGGATGTGATGATGGGAACAGGCGGCACTCCCGAAGGTGTGCTTTCGGCCTGCGCCATCCGCGCCATGGGCGGCGAGATGCTGGCCCGCCTGGACCCGCGCTCCAAGGCCGAGGAAGGCGCACTCATGGACGCCGGCAAAGACATCCGCGACATCCTGACCGTTAAGACCCTGGTCAAGACCGATGACGTGTACTTTGTTGCCACCGGTATCTCAGGAGGCACATTCCTGAGTGGCGTGCGCTACACCGGTAACGGTGCGATCACCCACTCCCTGGTCATGCGCGGTAAAACAGGCTGTATCCGCTTTGTGGAAGCCCACCATGCCTTCGAGCGGGTAATGCGCTTCTCCTCGGTCAAGTACGACTAG
- a CDS encoding DsrE family protein, with protein MKKVALFAFNGELLCFVHVMLNALDMQEKGYDVRLVFEGASVKLIPELAQTENMFHKLYLKLKESGVVEGACKACSHKLEVADAVKAEGIAMIGEMMGHPAISEYMDQGYEVITF; from the coding sequence ATGAAAAAAGTTGCTTTGTTTGCTTTCAATGGAGAGTTGTTGTGCTTCGTGCACGTCATGCTCAACGCTTTGGACATGCAGGAGAAGGGCTACGATGTACGCCTTGTCTTTGAAGGGGCTTCAGTAAAGTTGATCCCTGAATTGGCGCAGACTGAGAACATGTTCCACAAGTTGTATCTGAAGCTCAAGGAGTCCGGCGTGGTCGAGGGCGCGTGCAAGGCCTGCTCGCATAAACTAGAGGTGGCCGACGCCGTGAAAGCCGAGGGAATTGCCATGATCGGCGAAATGATGGGCCATCCTGCCATCAGCGAATATATGGATCAGGGCTACGAAGTGATTACTTTCTAG
- a CDS encoding 2-oxoacid:ferredoxin oxidoreductase subunit beta, whose product MVKIEDYGEFTTSWCPGCGNFGIMQAVRQALLAQDIAPHQFVYVSGIGQAAKAPHYLRSNMFNGLHGRALPVAQAVRLSNTNLPVLVSSGDGCSYGEGGNHFLAAVRRNVNMTLLAHNNQIYGLTKGQASPTTMTGQVTKTQPLGVAATPFNPVAVAVAMKCSFVARSFAGDTEHLAQMIELAMRHEGFALVDILQPCVSFNKINTYAWYKERCVNLPDDYDPTDWSVAMQTADKFGDEIPLGLIYKQDRPSYETHIPQLANGPLAQAATDFDALDRVLEKFV is encoded by the coding sequence ATGGTCAAGATCGAAGACTACGGTGAATTCACGACCTCCTGGTGCCCCGGGTGTGGAAATTTCGGTATCATGCAGGCCGTGCGCCAGGCATTGCTTGCTCAGGATATCGCCCCGCATCAGTTCGTCTACGTGTCCGGTATCGGGCAGGCGGCCAAGGCCCCTCATTATCTCAGATCGAACATGTTCAATGGCTTGCATGGACGGGCACTGCCCGTGGCTCAGGCCGTCCGGTTGTCCAATACGAACCTCCCTGTGCTCGTTTCCTCGGGCGATGGCTGTTCTTATGGCGAGGGCGGGAACCACTTCCTGGCTGCCGTGCGACGCAATGTGAATATGACTCTGCTGGCGCACAACAACCAGATTTATGGATTGACCAAAGGCCAGGCCAGCCCGACCACCATGACTGGGCAGGTCACCAAGACTCAGCCTTTGGGAGTGGCCGCCACCCCGTTCAATCCCGTTGCCGTCGCGGTCGCCATGAAGTGCAGCTTTGTGGCCCGGTCCTTCGCCGGTGATACGGAACATCTGGCCCAGATGATCGAATTGGCCATGCGCCATGAAGGATTTGCCTTGGTGGATATTCTGCAACCGTGCGTGTCTTTCAACAAGATCAATACCTATGCCTGGTATAAGGAACGCTGTGTGAATCTGCCTGACGATTACGATCCCACGGATTGGAGTGTCGCCATGCAGACAGCCGACAAGTTTGGAGACGAGATTCCCTTGGGGCTTATCTACAAGCAGGATCGTCCCTCCTATGAAACGCATATTCCGCAATTGGCAAATGGTCCGCTGGCTCAGGCCGCGACGGATTTTGATGCCTTGGATAGAGTGTTGGAGAAGTTCGTCTAG
- a CDS encoding 2-oxoacid:acceptor oxidoreductase subunit alpha, whose translation MPEKTVNIMIGGAAGQGLATVGQLLTKSLIRSGYHVVVRQDYMSRVRGGHNTYIIRASVDEIYAPREAMDFLVALNQETVDLHLNELGDGGLIICDEALDSKGRPGLSISFKDLAPKPIFQNVAALGLLASLLGLDRDVPAKLLTDTFTKKGEAIVKQNHEVLDAAYAWVAEQNAGIEPLAPVPAPVKRLMMGGNEAIALGAMAAGVKFCSFYPMTPATSVAQNLITHGRELGVVVEQVEDEIAAMNMAIGASYAGARSLVPTSGGGFALMTEGVSLAAVAETPLVCVVAMRPGPATGLPTRTEQADLNLVLYAGHGEYPRAIFAPGTVEEAFRLAHRAFDQAERYQSPVFVLSDQFLADSFRSVEPFDTRSLPAPASPLKEWAGEGPYERYAVTDSGVSPRVIPGFSETLVVGDSHEHTPDGHITEDIEMRIEQKQKRLRKGCGLWEDVVAPSYIGPESPDVLLVSWGSTKGAADEAAMDLRADGVQAASLHFSQVWPLKLDQFAAKFDAAKKIVVVEGNATGQFAALLKLAGAQYTGLVLKYDGRPFTPEYIVTALHKSGALEA comes from the coding sequence ATGCCGGAGAAAACCGTAAATATTATGATTGGTGGAGCGGCGGGCCAGGGGCTGGCTACGGTGGGGCAATTGCTCACCAAGTCTCTGATTCGCAGCGGCTACCATGTTGTCGTCCGTCAGGATTATATGTCCCGGGTTCGGGGAGGGCATAATACCTATATCATCCGTGCCAGTGTGGATGAGATTTATGCCCCGCGTGAGGCCATGGATTTTCTGGTGGCTTTGAATCAGGAAACCGTGGATTTGCACCTGAATGAATTGGGTGATGGTGGTCTGATTATTTGCGATGAGGCTCTGGATTCCAAGGGGCGTCCTGGGTTGTCCATCTCCTTCAAGGATCTTGCTCCCAAACCAATTTTTCAGAATGTGGCTGCGCTGGGACTGCTGGCGTCCCTTTTGGGACTTGATCGCGATGTGCCCGCTAAATTGCTGACCGATACCTTCACCAAGAAAGGCGAGGCCATCGTCAAGCAGAATCACGAGGTGCTGGATGCTGCCTATGCCTGGGTGGCGGAGCAGAACGCTGGCATTGAACCGCTTGCTCCTGTTCCCGCTCCGGTAAAGCGACTGATGATGGGCGGCAACGAAGCCATTGCTCTGGGAGCCATGGCTGCCGGCGTGAAATTCTGTTCGTTCTATCCCATGACTCCGGCCACTTCGGTGGCGCAGAATCTCATTACCCATGGCCGCGAGCTTGGGGTGGTGGTGGAGCAGGTAGAGGATGAAATTGCGGCCATGAACATGGCTATTGGCGCTTCGTATGCCGGTGCCAGATCCCTTGTGCCGACCTCGGGCGGCGGGTTTGCGTTGATGACCGAAGGCGTGAGCCTTGCGGCAGTGGCGGAGACTCCGTTGGTGTGCGTGGTTGCCATGCGTCCCGGTCCGGCGACGGGGCTACCCACTCGAACGGAACAGGCGGATTTGAATCTGGTGCTGTACGCAGGACACGGCGAATACCCACGGGCCATCTTTGCCCCTGGAACGGTTGAGGAAGCCTTCCGACTCGCGCATCGCGCCTTTGATCAGGCCGAGCGTTACCAAAGTCCAGTGTTCGTGCTTTCGGACCAGTTCCTGGCCGATTCTTTCCGCTCTGTGGAACCCTTCGACACCCGTTCGCTTCCTGCTCCAGCTTCACCCCTCAAGGAATGGGCGGGCGAGGGGCCGTATGAACGCTATGCCGTGACGGATAGTGGCGTCTCTCCTCGGGTGATACCGGGATTCTCCGAAACGCTGGTGGTAGGAGATTCGCACGAACACACCCCTGATGGGCATATTACCGAAGACATCGAGATGCGCATCGAGCAGAAGCAGAAACGTCTGCGCAAAGGCTGTGGCCTGTGGGAAGACGTGGTCGCGCCTTCCTACATCGGCCCGGAGAGTCCGGATGTCCTGCTGGTGTCCTGGGGCTCTACCAAGGGTGCTGCCGATGAGGCGGCCATGGATTTACGGGCCGACGGGGTGCAAGCCGCGTCATTGCATTTCTCGCAGGTCTGGCCTCTCAAGCTGGATCAGTTTGCCGCAAAATTCGATGCAGCCAAAAAGATCGTCGTGGTGGAAGGCAACGCCACAGGACAGTTTGCCGCGTTGTTGAAGTTGGCCGGGGCCCAGTATACCGGACTTGTTCTGAAATATGACGGTCGGCCCTTCACTCCCGAATATATTGTCACCGCGCTGCACAAGTCGGGCGCGCTCGAGGCATAG
- a CDS encoding ferritin, producing the protein MLNKKMEQAINEQIKWEMYSGYLYLSMSAWCADEGLPGFAHWMRLQGQEELAHAMKFYDYVLERGGKIELQAIDKPDHQWKSALAVVEHTLEHEQHVTARINDLMSLAQEEKDHAACIFLQWFIEEQVEEEDSVGEVLHKLKLVSKDGAGMYMLDKEMATRIFTPPAAE; encoded by the coding sequence ATGCTGAACAAGAAAATGGAACAGGCCATCAATGAACAGATCAAATGGGAAATGTACTCTGGATATCTCTATCTCTCGATGTCCGCATGGTGCGCGGATGAGGGACTGCCCGGATTTGCCCATTGGATGCGCCTGCAGGGGCAGGAAGAACTGGCTCATGCCATGAAATTCTATGATTACGTGCTGGAACGTGGCGGCAAGATTGAACTTCAGGCCATCGACAAGCCCGATCATCAGTGGAAATCCGCATTGGCAGTTGTTGAGCATACCCTTGAGCACGAGCAGCATGTTACCGCTCGAATCAACGACCTGATGTCTTTGGCTCAGGAAGAAAAGGACCACGCGGCCTGCATCTTCCTGCAGTGGTTCATTGAAGAACAGGTTGAAGAGGAAGATAGCGTGGGCGAGGTTCTGCATAAGCTGAAGCTCGTATCCAAGGACGGGGCCGGCATGTACATGCTGGATAAGGAGATGGCCACTCGCATCTTCACCCCGCCTGCTGCCGAATAA
- a CDS encoding dual CXXC motif small (seleno)protein, translating to MLNSPVGFGTPRQADTEMFCKKCEGSLRVIRSCREVTVFCNKCGGRFRLEEYVDYIDDIEDFMGNVPCDRI from the coding sequence ATGCTCAATTCGCCAGTGGGTTTTGGCACACCGCGCCAAGCGGACACCGAAATGTTCTGTAAGAAATGTGAAGGATCATTACGTGTTATTCGTTCCTGCCGAGAAGTCACCGTTTTCTGCAACAAATGCGGTGGCCGCTTCCGCCTGGAAGAGTACGTCGACTACATCGATGACATCGAAGACTTCATGGGCAACGTCCCCTGCGATAGAATCTAG
- a CDS encoding DUF547 domain-containing protein: MRGIFVFIVLALMMGGAGGAEAQHPPLVDNTIYAALLDANVSPTGEVDYRALKIREAELDAYLDVLRGINPQSLGQDERFAYWINVYNAFTLKLILSEYPGVESIRDLGGLFSSPWKRKFIVIGGQELHLDNVEKDILIPEFKDPRVHFAINCASKSCPPLLTEPYEGQRLNEQLTERARSFVNDGRNVVLQGEMLSVSRIFKWYGDDFGDVAQYLMRYATGDLAQGMRALGPKVEVRFLDYDWSLNGK, translated from the coding sequence ATGCGTGGAATATTTGTTTTTATAGTGCTGGCTTTGATGATGGGCGGGGCAGGCGGGGCAGAAGCCCAGCATCCGCCGCTGGTGGACAATACCATTTATGCGGCACTGCTGGACGCGAATGTAAGCCCGACGGGTGAGGTTGATTATCGGGCATTGAAGATTCGCGAAGCCGAGCTGGATGCCTATCTGGATGTGCTGCGCGGAATCAACCCTCAGTCTCTGGGGCAGGATGAACGTTTTGCCTACTGGATCAATGTGTACAATGCGTTCACGCTGAAACTGATTCTTAGCGAGTATCCGGGGGTTGAGAGTATTCGTGATCTTGGTGGCCTGTTTTCAAGCCCCTGGAAGCGTAAGTTCATTGTCATCGGTGGGCAGGAATTGCATCTGGATAATGTGGAGAAGGATATCCTGATCCCGGAGTTCAAGGACCCAAGAGTGCATTTTGCCATTAACTGCGCCTCCAAGAGCTGTCCTCCGCTTTTGACGGAGCCCTATGAGGGGCAACGATTGAATGAACAGCTTACCGAGCGGGCACGTTCATTCGTCAACGATGGGCGCAATGTGGTTCTTCAGGGTGAGATGCTTTCTGTTTCGCGTATATTCAAGTGGTACGGGGATGATTTTGGTGATGTGGCACAGTATCTGATGCGATACGCCACCGGTGACTTGGCTCAGGGGATGCGTGCCTTGGGGCCCAAGGTCGAGGTTCGTTTTCTGGACTATGACTGGTCGCTCAACGGAAAGTAG
- a CDS encoding FlgO family outer membrane protein — protein sequence MHTAKAFPAILALILLLAVPALAADDAPNDMTAHKLAQRNAQATGQQGPFDPGAGVKAFKTGKIDVNGQSYGLHSDGQVHAGTMLPDGRGDYVWVGSDKPIPMPSAEHAGGREIRLKVREMASQLFEKLGTNGLQDGVAMPASFVNQDNFESSSSFGRYIAEQLFYELNQLGIPVREYRTLPRIMTRPEDGEFALTRSMEEQAPVPTTGLVLTGTYYFDKHNVFVNARLFRPLDGMVLRTANLVFAQTPVTRTMLSRGTGIRLQQAETEVKSFAKLKDEASLEFMLQQDDLH from the coding sequence ATGCATACCGCGAAAGCGTTTCCGGCCATATTGGCACTCATCCTGCTGCTGGCCGTACCCGCACTGGCGGCGGACGACGCCCCGAACGACATGACCGCTCACAAGCTGGCTCAACGTAATGCCCAAGCCACAGGGCAGCAGGGTCCGTTTGATCCGGGCGCAGGCGTCAAGGCCTTCAAGACCGGCAAAATCGATGTGAATGGGCAATCCTATGGACTGCACAGCGATGGTCAGGTTCACGCCGGAACCATGCTGCCTGATGGCCGTGGCGATTATGTCTGGGTTGGCTCGGACAAGCCGATCCCCATGCCTTCCGCCGAACATGCCGGTGGTCGCGAGATTCGCCTCAAGGTTCGTGAGATGGCCTCGCAACTGTTCGAAAAGCTCGGCACAAACGGCTTGCAGGACGGCGTTGCCATGCCCGCCTCATTCGTAAACCAGGACAACTTTGAAAGCTCCTCTTCCTTTGGGCGTTACATCGCCGAACAACTCTTCTACGAGCTGAACCAACTGGGTATCCCCGTACGTGAATACCGCACCCTGCCACGCATCATGACACGCCCCGAAGACGGCGAGTTCGCCCTGACCCGCAGCATGGAAGAACAGGCTCCTGTGCCCACGACCGGGCTGGTGCTGACGGGAACCTACTATTTCGACAAGCACAATGTGTTCGTCAATGCGCGCCTTTTCCGTCCGCTGGACGGCATGGTGCTGCGCACTGCGAATCTGGTCTTTGCCCAGACTCCGGTCACACGGACCATGCTCTCCCGCGGGACCGGCATCCGGCTGCAACAGGCCGAAACCGAGGTCAAATCCTTTGCCAAGCTGAAGGACGAGGCCAGTCTGGAATTCATGCTCCAGCAGGACGACCTGCACTAG
- a CDS encoding FlgO family outer membrane protein, with protein sequence MRKVLLIITVLTTLCCAAPALAGTTSIPGAAKSAATQLDTQLAERLQLLEGPAKGTTLILSTPVSLENMEESSPLSRLLAEELAMWFVQSGYRVQEIRKTKHMLFEPGLGELSLSRDVRFVDARYLKSAVILTGTYSQTQRNVRFNLRLLHAPTGEVLAMASQTIRITRETAQLLDEGARARARRIQPSVSTNLRQVSMNDAGTPTQDWNTWALPDFTDMHTLTKPVREDVPNVIDLTD encoded by the coding sequence ATGAGAAAGGTACTGTTGATCATCACCGTTCTGACAACGCTGTGCTGCGCGGCTCCGGCCCTGGCAGGTACCACGAGCATCCCCGGAGCAGCAAAGTCTGCGGCCACGCAGTTGGACACCCAATTGGCTGAACGCCTGCAACTGCTGGAAGGCCCCGCCAAGGGCACCACGCTGATTCTGTCCACGCCTGTGAGCCTGGAAAACATGGAAGAAAGCTCGCCCCTGTCGCGCCTGCTGGCCGAAGAGCTTGCCATGTGGTTCGTGCAAAGTGGCTATCGTGTTCAGGAAATCCGCAAGACCAAGCACATGCTTTTCGAACCCGGCCTGGGTGAATTGTCGCTGTCACGTGACGTCCGCTTTGTGGACGCCCGTTACCTGAAGAGCGCCGTTATTCTGACCGGCACCTACAGCCAGACCCAGCGCAACGTGCGCTTCAATCTGCGCCTGCTGCACGCTCCCACCGGAGAGGTGTTGGCCATGGCCTCGCAAACCATTCGGATCACCCGCGAGACGGCTCAGCTTCTGGACGAAGGCGCACGCGCACGCGCACGGCGCATCCAACCCTCGGTGAGCACCAACCTGCGGCAGGTGAGCATGAACGATGCTGGCACCCCTACACAGGATTGGAACACCTGGGCGCTGCCCGATTTCACGGACATGCACACCCTGACCAAGCCTGTGCGGGAAGACGTACCGAACGTCATCGACCTTACCGACTAG